A single window of Ignavibacteriales bacterium DNA harbors:
- a CDS encoding ATP-binding protein — protein MHERLVKINECLLDFGVDAGQNIKSVLELCLFEFNATAVLFNSINKGKYFSISNLGTQFENEDLPGLWDQICSDFEKEEKSFVQIIRNLRKTKYAVNNPTFNQYNLKTLIGSPIFWEETIIGSLCIVFQEDKILADDEKQFLSSISTAVAIEEERRSSQEVIQNSLQEKEILLKELFHRVKNNLQVISSLLYLQSIEIEDEKILSLFQDSTSRVRSMSLVYEKLFQSTDFTNLNFADYVNNLVSYLIDTFSTKIKITKKLEIDDILLPIDTVIPCGLIINELVTNSIKYAFPVDFTKTPEIRISIKLNENKFVLTVADNGIGLSDDISFETEQKTLGLKLINMLTSQLYGEIKLDRNNGTEFQITFG, from the coding sequence ATGCATGAAAGATTAGTTAAAATAAATGAGTGCCTTTTAGACTTTGGAGTTGACGCCGGCCAAAACATAAAAAGCGTATTGGAGCTTTGCTTATTTGAGTTCAATGCTACCGCCGTCCTTTTTAATTCAATCAATAAAGGGAAATATTTTTCTATTAGTAATCTAGGAACTCAATTCGAGAATGAAGATTTACCGGGACTTTGGGACCAAATTTGCAGCGATTTTGAGAAAGAAGAAAAATCTTTTGTACAGATAATTCGGAATCTTCGCAAAACAAAATATGCTGTAAACAATCCAACTTTTAATCAGTATAATTTAAAAACATTAATTGGGTCACCTATTTTCTGGGAAGAAACAATAATAGGATCACTATGCATAGTCTTTCAGGAAGACAAAATATTAGCAGATGATGAAAAACAATTTCTAAGCAGCATCAGTACTGCAGTTGCAATCGAGGAGGAACGCCGTTCCTCTCAAGAAGTGATTCAAAATTCACTTCAGGAAAAAGAGATACTTCTTAAAGAACTTTTTCACAGAGTAAAAAATAATTTGCAGGTGATTTCTTCCCTGCTTTATCTCCAATCCATTGAGATTGAGGACGAAAAAATATTATCGTTGTTTCAAGACAGCACCAGCCGCGTCAGATCAATGTCGTTAGTTTATGAAAAATTATTCCAGTCAACCGATTTCACAAATCTTAATTTTGCAGATTATGTTAATAACTTGGTTAGTTATCTAATCGATACGTTTTCCACGAAAATTAAGATCACAAAAAAATTGGAAATAGATGATATTCTTTTACCGATTGACACTGTAATACCATGTGGTTTGATCATAAATGAATTAGTGACAAACTCTATCAAATATGCTTTCCCTGTTGATTTTACAAAAACTCCGGAGATCAGAATTTCTATTAAGTTGAATGAGAATAAATTCGTGCTTACAGTTGCTGATAACGGGATAGGGTTGAGTGACGATATCAGCTTTGAAACCGAACAAAAAACATTAGGACTAAAATTAATAAATATGCTTACATCGCAACTTTACGGAGAGATTAAGTTAGACAGAAATAATGGAACAGAATTTCAAATCACATTTGGTTAA
- the nuoL gene encoding NADH-quinone oxidoreductase subunit L: protein MINLIYLTTLMPLAGFLINGLFGRKIKNEKIIGIIGSAAVGISFLVVLGAFIQTLGLPTEERSNTVELFSWLNVGGLHIKFAYLVDQLSLTMSLIVTGVGFLIHVYSIGYMHGDKGFWRFFSYMNLFIFAMMNLVLGDNFVVLFLGWEGVGLCSYLLIGFWYDRKFEKGTTSQAAKKAFVVNRIGDFGFLLGMFLIYMTFDSLNFKEVFSRAASFPIAESTFGLIALFLFIGATGKSAQIPLFVWLPDAMAGPTPVSALIHAATMVTAGVYMVSRASIIFASAPVVMTIVAVIGLLTAVMAATIGLVQNDIKKVLAYSTVSQLGYMFLAAGVGAFSASIFHVMTHAFFKALLFLGAGSVIHGMHDEQNIQRYGGLKKYMPKTYVTFFIATLAISGVPGLSGFFSKDEILWSAYANGGFVFWLIGAITAMLTAFYMFRLVSLTFYGKERFDQHHVHPHESSAWMTVPLMILAFFSVVGGYIGLPKVFAGEHGNLFEGWLEPIYAPAQAKLATFGSHTHLEEILLMTVSVAAVLSAIYFALHVYRKNPQIAENVSNKFKGIYNLLLNKYFVDEAYEAAVVQPIQKGSEKFLWKFFDVKIIDGMVNGIASLIESGSGIIRKIQTGIVQSYAVIMMVGIALTLLWLILSL from the coding sequence ATGATAAATTTAATATACCTAACAACCCTAATGCCGTTGGCTGGTTTTCTCATCAACGGATTGTTCGGAAGAAAAATCAAGAACGAAAAGATAATTGGAATTATCGGCAGCGCTGCTGTCGGAATTTCTTTTCTTGTTGTTCTCGGTGCATTTATTCAAACGCTTGGACTTCCCACTGAAGAAAGATCAAATACTGTTGAATTATTTTCTTGGTTAAATGTTGGCGGGTTACATATTAAGTTTGCATATCTCGTTGATCAGCTTTCGCTCACAATGTCTCTAATTGTTACCGGTGTAGGATTCTTGATTCACGTTTATTCAATTGGTTACATGCATGGCGACAAAGGATTCTGGAGATTTTTTTCCTACATGAATCTTTTCATCTTCGCGATGATGAATCTAGTTCTTGGTGATAACTTTGTCGTTCTTTTTCTTGGATGGGAAGGCGTTGGTCTTTGTTCTTATCTTCTGATTGGTTTTTGGTATGATAGAAAATTTGAAAAGGGGACAACTTCTCAAGCAGCTAAAAAAGCATTTGTTGTTAACAGAATAGGCGACTTTGGTTTTTTGCTCGGCATGTTTTTGATCTATATGACTTTTGATTCGCTCAATTTCAAAGAGGTTTTTTCAAGAGCGGCATCATTCCCAATTGCGGAATCAACTTTCGGTTTGATTGCACTCTTCTTATTTATCGGCGCAACAGGTAAATCGGCACAGATACCATTGTTTGTATGGCTGCCCGATGCAATGGCTGGTCCAACACCTGTTTCTGCGCTCATACATGCCGCTACAATGGTGACAGCCGGTGTTTATATGGTTTCACGAGCGTCAATCATTTTCGCCTCGGCTCCAGTGGTTATGACTATTGTTGCTGTGATTGGTTTGTTAACAGCAGTTATGGCGGCAACGATAGGATTAGTTCAGAATGATATTAAAAAAGTTTTAGCTTACTCAACTGTAAGCCAATTAGGCTATATGTTTTTGGCTGCGGGTGTCGGAGCGTTTAGCGCTTCCATTTTTCATGTTATGACACACGCTTTTTTCAAAGCGCTTCTATTCCTTGGCGCCGGTTCTGTTATCCACGGAATGCATGACGAACAGAATATTCAGAGGTACGGCGGCTTAAAAAAATATATGCCGAAAACTTATGTCACATTTTTTATCGCGACACTTGCAATTTCTGGAGTGCCCGGTTTATCCGGTTTCTTTAGTAAAGATGAAATCTTATGGAGCGCATACGCGAACGGCGGCTTTGTATTTTGGCTTATCGGCGCAATCACAGCTATGCTTACAGCATTCTACATGTTCAGATTAGTTTCTCTAACATTCTATGGCAAAGAAAGATTCGATCAGCATCACGTTCATCCACACGAATCTTCCGCATGGATGACTGTTCCATTGATGATTCTTGCATTCTTTTCTGTTGTTGGCGGATACATTGGTCTTCCAAAAGTATTCGCGGGAGAACATGGCAATCTGTTCGAAGGATGGCTTGAACCGATTTACGCACCGGCTCAAGCAAAGCTGGCAACATTTGGGTCGCATACCCATCTTGAAGAAATTTTATTGATGACTGTTTCTGTTGCGGCAGTTTTGAGTGCCATCTACTTTGCACTTCATGTTTATAGAAAGAATCCTCAGATTGCCGAAAATGTTTCAAATAAATTCAAAGGGATATACAATCTTCTGCTCAACAAATATTTTGTTGATGAGGCATACGAAGCGGCAGTTGTTCAGCCGATCCAAAAAGGAAGTGAAAAGTTTTTGTGGAAATTTTTTGATGTTAAAATTATAGACGGAATGGTAAATGGTATTGCTTCTTTAATTGAATCCGGGTCCGGTATTATTAGAAAAATTCAAACAGGTATTGTGCAATCTTATGCCGTTATTATGATGGTGGGAATTGCTTTAACTCTTTTGTGGTTAATCTTGTCACTCTGA
- the asnS gene encoding asparagine--tRNA ligase — protein sequence MKPEVYIKDLKDHVGREVTLKGWLYNKRSSGKIKFLIMRDGSGYVQCVVFKGNVTDEIFENADKLTQESSFEVTGKVKTEPRSVGGYELDATDVKIISVASEYPITPKEHGIEFLIDNRHLWVRSKKQVAILKIRARVVKAIRDFFDSRGFILFDPPIITPNACEGTSTLFEMEYFDLGKAYLTQSGQLYEESGAMALGKVYSFGPTFRAEKSKTRRHLTEFWMVEPEMAFYDLDDDMDLAEEFLEYIVQSVLTDMPEELKELERDLTKLQSVKRPFPRISYTDAVEILKKKGVDFQWGNDLGGTDETLIGEEFDRPVMIHRYPSEVKAFYMKRDPENPKVALAVDVIAPEGYGEIIGGSQREDNLDFLLERIKEHKLPQSFFEWYLDLRRFGSVPHAGFGLGLERTVSWICGLDHLREAIPFPRMIYRNTP from the coding sequence ATGAAACCTGAAGTTTACATTAAAGATCTGAAAGACCATGTTGGCAGAGAAGTTACACTGAAAGGATGGCTCTATAACAAGAGATCAAGCGGTAAAATTAAATTTTTGATAATGCGTGACGGAAGCGGCTATGTTCAGTGTGTTGTTTTCAAAGGAAATGTTACAGATGAAATATTCGAAAATGCAGATAAACTAACTCAAGAATCTTCATTTGAGGTTACCGGCAAGGTAAAAACTGAGCCCCGTTCGGTCGGCGGTTACGAGCTTGATGCCACAGATGTAAAAATTATTTCTGTTGCAAGTGAGTATCCCATCACTCCAAAAGAACATGGAATCGAATTTTTAATTGATAATCGACATCTCTGGGTTCGTTCTAAAAAGCAAGTTGCAATTCTAAAAATTCGCGCAAGAGTAGTAAAAGCAATTAGAGATTTTTTTGACTCGCGCGGATTTATCCTTTTCGATCCTCCGATTATAACGCCGAATGCATGCGAAGGTACTTCAACACTTTTTGAAATGGAATATTTTGATCTTGGCAAGGCATACCTAACGCAATCCGGGCAACTTTATGAAGAGAGCGGGGCAATGGCACTTGGAAAAGTTTATTCTTTCGGTCCAACTTTCCGTGCAGAAAAATCGAAAACCCGCCGTCATTTGACGGAGTTCTGGATGGTTGAGCCTGAAATGGCTTTTTATGATCTAGATGACGATATGGATCTTGCAGAAGAATTCTTGGAATATATTGTTCAATCAGTTCTTACCGATATGCCTGAAGAATTAAAAGAACTTGAACGCGATTTGACTAAACTGCAATCTGTTAAGAGACCTTTTCCAAGAATATCTTATACAGATGCAGTTGAGATATTGAAAAAGAAAGGTGTTGATTTTCAATGGGGCAACGATCTTGGCGGAACAGACGAAACATTGATAGGTGAAGAATTTGATCGGCCTGTTATGATTCACCGGTATCCATCTGAGGTAAAAGCATTTTATATGAAACGCGATCCTGAAAACCCTAAGGTTGCATTAGCTGTTGATGTAATTGCACCTGAAGGTTACGGAGAAATTATCGGTGGAAGCCAGCGAGAAGATAATTTGGATTTTCTGTTGGAAAGAATTAAGGAACATAAATTGCCGCAATCTTTCTTTGAATGGTATTTGGACTTAAGAAGATTCGGATCTGTACCGCACGCCGGTTTTGGTCTTGGTTTAGAAAGAACTGTAAGCTGGATTTGCGGATTGGATCATTTACGCGAAGCAATCCCGTTCCCAAGAATGATTTATAGGAATACACCTTAA
- a CDS encoding glycosyltransferase family 9 protein: MSLKDHFRKIVSQILEKFLAVPELSNKSIGDPQRILIIRQHNQFGDLLASVSLFRAIKETFPDSHLTLIASPENYYAVVKNEFIDELFIYDRKKFINPSYISKVKNILHNNYDLALVPVTVAVSITSCILAGFSKAKIKIGPNSLNGDKNNLAFVFNYKIDMDWSKCPDAHVSDFILDLVRPFGIKTKNYNSSISFDDFDRNESDKFLNSFLPEEHNILIGFHVGAGKEQNRWSLKKYVELIKLIQSNHKLKFYFTGSSADSEELSYMKKHFDDSCGYYLNKSIPQLAALISKSDYFITNDTGVMHVAGATTTPQISIFGPTNPFNWAPIGDEKYFIRKSELIDDVSVEDVYNLFELILKKK, translated from the coding sequence ATGTCCTTAAAAGATCATTTTAGAAAAATTGTCTCTCAGATACTTGAAAAATTTTTAGCCGTCCCTGAACTTTCCAATAAATCAATTGGTGATCCGCAAAGGATTTTGATTATTCGTCAGCATAATCAATTTGGAGATTTGCTTGCTAGCGTTTCTCTTTTCAGAGCAATCAAAGAAACTTTTCCAGATTCTCATTTAACCTTAATTGCCAGTCCCGAAAATTATTATGCCGTCGTTAAGAATGAATTTATTGATGAACTTTTTATTTATGATAGGAAGAAATTCATCAACCCATCCTATATCTCAAAAGTTAAAAATATTCTTCACAATAATTATGATCTTGCATTGGTACCGGTAACTGTTGCGGTTTCTATAACGAGCTGCATCCTTGCCGGTTTTTCTAAAGCAAAAATAAAAATTGGTCCAAATTCTTTAAATGGTGACAAAAATAATCTTGCGTTCGTATTTAACTACAAAATTGATATGGACTGGAGTAAATGCCCAGATGCTCATGTCTCGGATTTTATTCTTGACTTAGTGCGTCCGTTTGGAATCAAAACTAAAAATTATAATTCGAGCATTTCGTTCGATGATTTTGATCGAAATGAATCTGATAAATTTCTGAATTCATTTTTACCTGAAGAACATAACATATTAATCGGTTTTCATGTCGGTGCAGGAAAAGAACAAAATAGATGGTCATTAAAAAAATATGTTGAATTAATTAAGCTAATTCAGTCGAATCATAAACTCAAATTTTATTTCACAGGCAGTAGCGCAGATTCCGAAGAGCTTAGTTATATGAAAAAACATTTTGATGATTCATGCGGATATTACCTGAATAAATCGATACCTCAACTTGCCGCGTTAATTTCGAAAAGTGATTATTTTATTACAAACGATACAGGCGTTATGCACGTTGCCGGCGCAACAACCACTCCGCAAATTTCCATTTTTGGTCCTACAAATCCATTTAATTGGGCGCCGATTGGTGATGAAAAATATTTTATTCGTAAATCCGAATTGATTGATGATGTTTCGGTTGAAGATGTATACAATTTATTCGAACTCATTTTGAAAAAGAAATAA
- a CDS encoding NADH-quinone oxidoreductase subunit J, translating into MNIQIILFIVLATIAAVSSVVMITRKHAVISAVFLILNFFALAGLYLLLNAQFIAVVQVIVYAGAIMVLFLFVLMLLNTETEHKLFVDKRAIKFFSILVSAFVFVQLAYLIFFGHPSRTLTPDEAASVKAGTIQAIGQQLYTNYIIPFEVAGFLLLATTIGALVLAKKKFE; encoded by the coding sequence ATGAATATTCAGATAATTCTTTTCATCGTTCTGGCTACGATTGCTGCGGTTTCTTCTGTAGTAATGATAACAAGAAAACACGCTGTAATTAGCGCAGTATTTTTAATTCTCAACTTCTTTGCTCTCGCCGGATTGTATCTACTTCTCAATGCTCAGTTCATTGCCGTTGTGCAGGTGATTGTTTATGCCGGAGCAATTATGGTTCTATTCCTTTTTGTTTTGATGTTATTAAATACCGAAACAGAACACAAATTATTTGTTGATAAACGGGCAATAAAATTCTTTTCAATTCTTGTAAGCGCATTCGTATTTGTACAACTCGCGTATCTAATCTTTTTCGGACATCCGTCAAGAACCTTAACACCGGATGAAGCCGCGAGTGTTAAAGCAGGAACTATTCAGGCAATCGGTCAGCAACTTTATACTAATTATATTATTCCTTTTGAAGTCGCGGGATTTTTACTTCTTGCAACTACAATCGGCGCGTTAGTTTTAGCAAAGAAAAAATTCGAGTAA
- the nuoK gene encoding NADH-quinone oxidoreductase subunit NuoK, producing the protein MPMEYYLILSAFMFSVGVAGVLIRRNAIVVFMCIELMLNSANLTLVTFSSYLGNSIGQVFVFFVMTVAAAEAAVGLAIIIAIFRNKKTVNIDEINIFKW; encoded by the coding sequence ATACCAATGGAATACTATTTAATACTCAGCGCATTTATGTTCAGTGTTGGTGTTGCCGGTGTCCTTATAAGAAGAAATGCGATAGTTGTATTTATGTGTATAGAGTTGATGCTAAACTCTGCAAATTTAACGCTCGTAACTTTTTCATCTTACTTGGGAAATTCGATCGGCCAGGTATTTGTATTCTTTGTGATGACGGTAGCTGCAGCGGAAGCCGCAGTTGGTCTGGCAATTATTATTGCCATCTTCAGAAATAAAAAGACTGTAAACATTGACGAGATAAATATTTTTAAATGGTAA
- a CDS encoding NADH-quinone oxidoreductase subunit M, producing the protein MEQNLLLTYLLLTPIIGSILVLFFKKDQKELIRWFGLAVSLVALAISLVVYFGFNHTNPQFQFIHKVIWIKSLNISYHVGVDGISLILVFLTTFLTPLTLLSTWKAIEKNVKMFTFSMLFLEIGMLGVFISLDIFLFYIFWEAMLIPMYFIIGIWGGERRIYAAVKFFIFTMFGSLLMLVAIIWLAVYASNTLGYFTTNLLDLYKVGPTIPHDIQGWMFGAFFLSFAIKVPIFPFHTWLPDAHVEAPTAGSVILAGVLLKMGTYGLIRFCLPLFPQSAVQFAPVISVLAVIGIIYGALVSMAQTDMKKLVAYSSVSHLGFVVLGIFAMTVESVQGAVIQMVNHGLSTGALFLLVGVLYERTHKRDIAFYGGIAKLVPLYSTVLMIAMLSSIGLPGLNGFIGEFLILIGSFKSPVLNSWWFTIFAASGVIFAAVYMLWMYQRVVFGEVKNVELKHKLTDMNLREMFVIVPILIFIVWIGVYPSTFLKLTEVSTQSILQQVRIFTGSILK; encoded by the coding sequence ATGGAACAAAACTTACTCTTAACATACTTGCTTCTAACTCCAATCATCGGGAGTATTCTTGTTCTTTTTTTCAAGAAAGATCAGAAAGAATTAATCCGTTGGTTCGGTTTAGCTGTTTCATTGGTTGCGTTAGCAATTTCATTGGTTGTTTACTTCGGTTTCAATCATACCAATCCGCAGTTCCAGTTCATTCACAAAGTAATTTGGATCAAGAGTTTAAACATCAGCTATCATGTTGGCGTAGACGGAATTTCTCTTATACTTGTTTTTCTTACAACTTTTTTAACTCCGCTCACGCTTCTTTCAACTTGGAAAGCAATTGAAAAAAATGTTAAGATGTTTACATTCTCAATGCTTTTTCTTGAAATCGGAATGCTCGGCGTTTTCATCTCACTGGATATCTTCTTGTTCTACATCTTCTGGGAAGCGATGCTTATCCCGATGTATTTCATCATTGGAATATGGGGCGGTGAAAGAAGAATTTATGCTGCCGTAAAATTTTTCATCTTTACAATGTTTGGTAGCCTGCTTATGCTTGTTGCCATCATATGGCTCGCAGTTTATGCTTCTAATACTCTCGGTTATTTCACAACGAATTTACTTGATCTTTATAAAGTTGGTCCAACGATTCCACATGATATTCAAGGGTGGATGTTCGGTGCATTCTTTCTAAGTTTTGCTATAAAAGTTCCGATCTTTCCATTTCACACATGGCTGCCCGATGCTCACGTTGAGGCGCCGACTGCCGGCTCGGTTATACTTGCTGGTGTTCTTCTGAAAATGGGAACCTACGGTTTGATCAGATTTTGTCTTCCTCTTTTCCCGCAATCGGCTGTGCAATTTGCACCGGTAATTTCAGTTCTTGCTGTTATTGGGATTATTTACGGCGCGCTTGTTTCTATGGCTCAGACTGATATGAAAAAATTAGTTGCATATTCTTCAGTATCTCACCTTGGATTTGTTGTGCTCGGAATTTTTGCAATGACTGTCGAATCTGTTCAAGGCGCTGTGATCCAAATGGTCAACCACGGCTTATCAACCGGCGCGTTATTCCTGTTAGTCGGTGTTTTATATGAAAGGACTCACAAACGCGATATTGCGTTCTATGGCGGCATTGCTAAACTAGTACCATTGTATTCTACTGTGCTAATGATAGCTATGCTTTCATCAATCGGTTTACCGGGCTTGAACGGATTTATTGGAGAGTTTTTAATATTGATCGGCTCCTTCAAATCACCTGTATTGAATAGCTGGTGGTTTACAATTTTTGCAGCGAGCGGAGTAATCTTTGCAGCAGTTTACATGTTATGGATGTATCAACGCGTTGTTTTCGGCGAAGTGAAAAATGTAGAATTGAAACATAAATTGACCGATATGAATCTGCGCGAAATGTTTGTGATCGTTCCGATTTTAATTTTTATTGTATGGATTGGAGTGTACCCCAGCACATTCTTAAAACTTACTGAAGTATCAACACAATCAATTCTTCAGCAAGTCAGAATATTTACCGGAAGTATTCTGAAATAA
- a CDS encoding NADH-quinone oxidoreductase subunit N: MPQNNYEYFLLMPQLIIAVGIVLSVLIEITTKKSEQILPWLSIALFIAAAFDSVFNINQNFVLFGGMIEVGGKPAIFNFIFNIGAALVVLSSIDYLKKYGTYYGEYYILVQSSVLGMMVMSGARDILMIFMGLELMSICFYVLAGINRKKLSANEASMKYFLLGAFATGFIVYGIALIYGATGTTSIQNLVENFATYSSNIIFILGFVFFLIGFSFKIAAVPFHMWVPDVYQGSATSVTSLMSTTGKAAAFSVLLIMLSAVFSGASNVFRPYFATISALSMLFGSIVAISQTNLKRMLAYSSIAHAGYMAIGLAAGNLFSVAGIIFYLAAYTFMNIGAFTIISIVEGENDSKTDLNSFAGLNAKSPILAASMALFMFALAGIPPLAGFFGKYYVFIAAIQSNLTWLAIIGVLSSVISVYFYIRVVVFMYFKDSIEDFKIQISPYSLTAVIITALLILVFGILPDTLMNVITSVIH, translated from the coding sequence ATGCCACAAAACAATTACGAATATTTTTTATTGATGCCTCAATTGATAATTGCGGTTGGAATTGTTCTCTCTGTTTTGATCGAGATTACCACAAAGAAAAGCGAACAGATTCTTCCGTGGCTTTCTATTGCTCTTTTTATTGCGGCTGCCTTTGATTCGGTATTCAATATAAATCAGAACTTTGTTCTGTTCGGCGGAATGATTGAAGTCGGTGGTAAACCGGCAATCTTCAATTTTATCTTTAATATCGGTGCGGCATTAGTTGTTCTTTCTTCAATAGATTATTTGAAAAAATACGGCACGTATTACGGCGAGTATTATATTTTGGTTCAATCATCCGTGCTCGGTATGATGGTTATGTCCGGGGCAAGAGATATATTAATGATCTTCATGGGTTTAGAATTGATGTCGATCTGTTTCTATGTTCTCGCCGGAATCAATCGAAAGAAACTTTCGGCTAATGAAGCTTCGATGAAATATTTTTTACTCGGTGCATTCGCGACCGGATTTATTGTTTACGGAATTGCTTTAATTTACGGTGCAACTGGAACGACCAGCATACAAAACTTGGTTGAAAATTTTGCTACTTATTCCTCGAATATAATCTTTATACTCGGTTTTGTTTTCTTCTTGATCGGATTTAGTTTTAAGATTGCGGCTGTTCCGTTCCACATGTGGGTACCGGATGTTTACCAAGGATCCGCCACTTCCGTTACTTCATTAATGTCTACAACTGGTAAAGCAGCAGCGTTCAGTGTCCTTTTGATAATGCTTTCAGCTGTATTTTCCGGTGCGTCAAATGTTTTCCGTCCTTACTTCGCAACAATCTCAGCGCTTTCAATGTTGTTCGGCAGTATTGTTGCTATTTCTCAAACTAATCTAAAAAGAATGCTTGCTTACTCATCAATTGCTCATGCCGGGTACATGGCAATTGGACTGGCTGCCGGTAATTTATTTAGTGTAGCCGGAATAATTTTTTATTTAGCCGCGTATACGTTTATGAATATCGGTGCTTTCACAATTATTTCAATTGTTGAAGGTGAGAACGATTCAAAAACTGATTTAAATTCTTTTGCCGGTTTGAATGCTAAGAGTCCAATACTCGCAGCATCAATGGCGTTATTCATGTTCGCACTTGCCGGTATTCCGCCGCTTGCTGGTTTCTTCGGTAAATATTATGTCTTCATCGCTGCTATTCAAAGTAATTTAACCTGGTTAGCAATTATCGGCGTGTTATCTAGCGTTATTAGCGTTTACTTCTACATTCGTGTTGTAGTCTTCATGTATTTCAAAGACTCAATTGAAGATTTTAAGATACAGATCTCACCGTACAGCCTCACAGCAGTTATCATTACTGCATTGTTGATACTTGTTTTTGGTATTCTGCCGGATACGTTGATGAATGTTATTACTTCGGTGATTCATTAA
- a CDS encoding Ppx/GppA phosphatase family protein, producing the protein MMGKDINNIAAVDVGTNSFHLIVVRAKPDGNFEIIDREREVIRLGEGSTGDIKIIIPEAMGRAVKALKRFKLIADSHNASLRAVATSAVRESFNKNELIRNVFIKTGVEIEVISGYEEARLIYLGILKSVPVFNKKTLVIDIGGGSTEFLIGQKGKTHFSVSLKLGAVRLAQKFFNGYEITSSSIKECRNWVHGELFNVAETAKRIGFDLCVGSSGTIMATGLMVEALVKGKRSQNNILNNYEFTKSEFSQVRDEILKRKTEEKRRRIPGLDDKRADIIPAGIIILDEIFKLFELNKMTISAYALREGIIIDTLQKEHPTETKPSFADIRNDSIKHLSESCHYDHDHCKHVAQLALQVFDQLKTLHELDDDCREYLYAAAILHDIGYHISHTNHHHHSYYIIKNSDLLGFNETEISIIAYVSRYHRKSHPKLSHDDFSQLTEKTQMVIKKLAAILRLVDALDRTHSKVIRNVNLSVTRQKVILELNVDKTKNAEIELWNLERRKGLFEEVFSKKILLETHYN; encoded by the coding sequence ATGATGGGAAAAGATATTAATAATATAGCTGCAGTCGACGTTGGCACTAACTCCTTCCATCTTATAGTTGTCCGCGCCAAACCCGACGGAAACTTTGAAATAATTGATCGGGAACGGGAAGTAATACGGCTTGGCGAAGGAAGCACCGGTGATATAAAAATAATTATTCCGGAAGCTATGGGGCGGGCAGTAAAAGCACTTAAACGATTCAAGTTAATCGCTGATTCTCACAATGCTTCATTAAGAGCAGTTGCTACAAGTGCGGTAAGGGAATCTTTCAATAAAAATGAATTGATAAGAAATGTATTTATAAAGACTGGAGTTGAAATAGAAGTAATCAGCGGATATGAAGAAGCACGTTTGATTTATCTCGGAATTTTAAAATCTGTTCCTGTTTTCAATAAAAAAACTTTGGTGATTGATATTGGCGGAGGCAGTACAGAATTTTTAATAGGTCAAAAAGGGAAGACGCATTTTTCTGTCAGTCTAAAGTTAGGTGCAGTGCGTCTTGCTCAGAAATTTTTCAATGGTTATGAAATTACTTCCAGTTCAATTAAAGAATGCCGCAATTGGGTTCATGGTGAATTGTTTAACGTAGCTGAAACAGCAAAGCGGATTGGTTTCGATCTTTGTGTTGGTTCTTCCGGGACCATTATGGCAACCGGATTAATGGTTGAAGCTTTGGTCAAAGGGAAAAGATCTCAGAATAATATTCTCAACAATTATGAATTTACTAAATCAGAATTTTCGCAAGTCCGTGATGAGATTTTGAAGAGGAAGACCGAGGAAAAAAGAAGGAGGATACCGGGCTTAGATGATAAACGCGCCGATATAATTCCGGCAGGAATAATAATTCTTGATGAAATTTTTAAGTTGTTCGAATTGAACAAAATGACAATCTCGGCATACGCTCTTCGTGAAGGCATTATTATCGATACACTGCAGAAAGAACATCCGACTGAGACTAAGCCAAGCTTTGCAGATATAAGAAATGACAGCATAAAGCATTTATCAGAATCTTGCCATTATGACCATGATCATTGCAAACATGTAGCACAACTCGCGCTTCAAGTATTTGATCAGCTCAAAACTCTGCACGAACTTGATGATGATTGCCGGGAATATCTTTATGCCGCAGCAATTCTTCACGATATTGGCTACCACATTTCGCACACAAATCATCATCATCATAGCTATTACATAATTAAGAATAGTGATCTATTAGGATTTAATGAAACGGAGATAAGTATAATTGCTTATGTATCACGTTATCATAGAAAAAGTCATCCGAAATTAAGTCATGATGATTTCTCCCAGCTGACCGAAAAAACTCAGATGGTAATTAAAAAACTTGCCGCAATTTTGCGTTTGGTGGATGCTTTAGACCGGACTCATTCTAAAGTAATTCGAAATGTCAATTTATCCGTTACGAGGCAGAAAGTAATATTAGAATTGAATGTTGATAAGACAAAAAATGCAGAAATTGAATTGTGGAACCTCGAGAGAAGAAAAGGATTATTTGAAGAGGTCTTTTCAAAAAAAATATTGTTAGAAACTCATTATAATTAA